In Oryctolagus cuniculus chromosome X, mOryCun1.1, whole genome shotgun sequence, a single window of DNA contains:
- the RGN gene encoding regucalcin isoform X1 produces the protein MSSIKIECVLPENCHCGESPVWEEASGSLLFVDIPGKKFCRWNPLTKAVQRMTMDAPVTSVALRKSGGYVATVGTKFCALNLEDQSVVALATVDKDKKNNRFNDGKVDPAGRYFAGTMAEETAPAVLERHQGSLYALFPDHQVKKYFDQVDISNGLDWSLDHKIFYYIDSLAYSVDAFDYDLQTGQISNRRSIYKLEKEEQIPDGMCIDTEGKLWVACYNGGRVIRLDPETGKRLQTVKLPVDKTTSCCFGGKDYSEMYVTCARDGLDPDSLSRQPEAGGIFKITGLGVKGIPPYSYAG, from the exons ATGTCTTCCATTAAGATCGAGTGTGTTTTGCCGGAGAACTGCCACTGCGGCGAGTCTCCAGTATGGGAGGAAgcatccggctctctgctcttCGTAGATATCCCTGGAAAAAAGTTTTGCCGGTGGAATCCACTCACCAAGGCAGTGCAGCGAATGACCATGG ATGCCCCAGTTACCTCGGTGGCCCTGCGCAAGTCAGGAGGCTACGTCGCCACCGTGGGAACAAAGTTCTGCGCTTTGAACTTGGAAGATCAATCAGTAGTTGCCCTGGCCACAGTGGataaagacaagaaaaacaaTCGATTCAATGATGGGAAGGTAGATCCCGCAGGAAGATACTTTGCTG GCACCATGGCTGAAGAGACAGCCCCAGCGGTTCTTGAGCGCCACCAAGGGTCCCTATACGCCCTGTTCCCTGACCACCAGGTGAAAAAGTACTTTGATCAAGTAGACATCTCCAACGGTTTGGATTGGTCCCTGGACCACAAAATCTTCTACTACATTGACAGCCTGGCTTACTCTGTGGATGCCTTTGACTACGACCTGCAGACAGGACAGATCT CCAACCGCCGAAGTATTTACAAGctggagaaagaagaacaaaTCCCAGATGGAATGTGTATTGATACTGAAGGGAAGCTTTGGGTGGCCTGCTACAATGGAGGAAGAGTGATTCGCTTAGATCCTGAAACAG GGAAAAGACTCCAAACTGTGAAGCTGCCTGTTGACAAAACAACTTCATGCTGCTTTGGAGGGAAGGACTACTCTGAAATGTACGTGACCTGTGCCCGGGATGGGCTAGACCCGGACAGTCTTTCAAGGCAACCTGAAGCTGGTGGGATTTTCAAG ATAACTGGCCTGGGGGTCAAAGGAATTCCCCCCTACTCCTACGCGGGCTGA